In Acidobacteriota bacterium, one DNA window encodes the following:
- a CDS encoding OmpA family protein: MKLKITRIYLIAVLAMILALLNGCVTKKLFTTTIKDQDDKIQTVQNGVEANERRIKELREETKGEITRLDGKTDGAMAKGQEALTKAELAEKLAKGKLLWEVTLSNDAVKFGFDQATLSDQAKNILDDLAGKVKAQNKALYLEIQGHTDSIGTEDYNMKLGEKRSDAVRKYLNEVHGIPLHAIGIVSYGESKPIADNNTKEGRNQNRRVVIRVLE, encoded by the coding sequence ATGAAGCTAAAGATTACCAGAATTTACCTGATTGCCGTTCTGGCAATGATCCTTGCTCTCCTGAATGGATGCGTCACCAAGAAACTCTTCACGACGACAATCAAAGATCAGGATGATAAGATTCAGACCGTCCAGAATGGTGTGGAGGCCAATGAGAGGAGAATCAAGGAACTGAGAGAAGAGACCAAAGGAGAGATCACGAGGCTTGACGGCAAAACAGATGGTGCCATGGCGAAGGGGCAGGAAGCATTAACCAAAGCTGAACTGGCCGAGAAGCTGGCAAAAGGAAAACTGCTCTGGGAAGTAACGTTGAGCAACGACGCCGTGAAGTTTGGCTTCGACCAGGCCACACTTTCAGACCAGGCGAAGAACATCCTCGATGATCTTGCTGGAAAGGTTAAAGCGCAGAACAAAGCTCTATACCTGGAAATCCAGGGTCATACGGACAGCATCGGCACTGAAGACTACAATATGAAGCTTGGAGAAAAGAGATCGGATGCCGTTAGAAAGTACCTGAACGAGGTGCATGGAATCCCGCTGCATGCCATTGGCATCGTGAGCTATGGGGAAAGCAAGCCCATCGCTGACAATAATACAAAAGAAGGCAGAAATCAGAACAGAAGGGTCGTCATAAGGGTTCTGGAATAG